The following are encoded in a window of Staphylococcus piscifermentans genomic DNA:
- a CDS encoding CitMHS family transporter, protein MNLAILGFIMIVVFMILIMSRKMSALVALIVVPVVFGLIGGFYSSLGKDILEGLTTVAPTGIMLIFAILYFGVMIDAGLFNPIISIIMKGVKGDPVKITIGTVALASIVALDGDGTTTFIITVTAMMPLYKKMGMNLYILSTLALLSIGVMNMTPWGGPTARAISSLQLTTEEVFTPLIPVMVAGILFAFFAAYVLGLRERKRIGIQNHLSLTLDEMNNANGTNEEDKELLRPKLTIINTILTIALLSALITSFLPIPVLFMLGFAVALIINYPHLNIQSEIIKRHAGNVLAVVSLVFASGVFTGVMSGTKMVDAMASSLVNIVPDAMGNHFALITAILSMPFTYFMANDPFYYGILPILAESAHQFGISKAMMARASILGQPLHVLSPLYAAGYLLVGMLGIDYGTNQKVVMKWAIGSSLFMILVAGLIGIITF, encoded by the coding sequence ATGAATTTAGCAATTTTAGGCTTTATCATGATTGTCGTCTTTATGATTTTAATCATGAGCAGGAAAATGTCTGCGTTAGTTGCACTCATCGTAGTTCCAGTAGTCTTCGGCTTGATTGGGGGATTTTATTCAAGCTTAGGTAAAGATATATTGGAAGGTTTGACTACTGTAGCACCTACCGGGATTATGTTAATTTTTGCAATACTCTATTTTGGGGTCATGATTGATGCAGGATTATTCAATCCTATCATCAGCATAATTATGAAAGGTGTTAAAGGTGACCCAGTTAAAATCACTATCGGCACAGTTGCTTTAGCTTCAATTGTAGCGCTGGACGGGGACGGCACAACAACTTTTATTATTACAGTAACAGCAATGATGCCGCTTTATAAGAAAATGGGGATGAACCTATACATATTATCTACTTTAGCGTTGCTCTCAATCGGAGTCATGAATATGACACCATGGGGAGGACCGACAGCCCGCGCGATTTCTTCACTGCAATTAACGACTGAAGAAGTTTTCACACCTCTGATTCCAGTTATGGTTGCAGGTATCCTTTTTGCCTTCTTCGCTGCCTATGTTTTAGGTCTCAGAGAAAGAAAAAGAATCGGCATTCAGAATCATCTTTCACTCACGTTAGATGAAATGAACAATGCGAATGGAACAAATGAAGAGGATAAAGAATTATTGAGACCGAAATTAACGATAATCAATACGATTTTAACAATTGCCTTGTTAAGTGCTTTGATTACAAGTTTCTTACCTATTCCGGTACTCTTCATGCTTGGTTTTGCAGTAGCATTGATTATCAACTATCCGCATTTGAATATACAATCTGAGATTATTAAACGCCATGCAGGCAATGTATTAGCGGTGGTAAGTTTAGTTTTCGCTTCAGGCGTATTCACAGGTGTCATGAGTGGAACTAAAATGGTGGACGCAATGGCCAGTTCATTAGTAAATATTGTACCAGATGCTATGGGAAATCATTTTGCATTAATCACGGCCATTTTAAGTATGCCATTTACCTACTTCATGGCAAATGATCCTTTCTATTACGGTATTCTGCCTATTCTTGCAGAATCTGCACATCAATTCGGGATTTCTAAAGCCATGATGGCAAGAGCTTCTATTTTAGGTCAGCCTTTGCATGTGCTAAGTCCATTATATGCGGCCGGTTATTTATTGGTAGGTATGCTCGGTATCGATTATGGTACTAATCAGAAAGTTGTAATGAAGTGGGCAATCGGCTCTTCATTGTTTATGATCTTAGTGGCTGGTTTAATAGGAATTATTACATTTTAA